The following coding sequences lie in one Leptospira mtsangambouensis genomic window:
- a CDS encoding PilZ domain-containing protein, whose translation MYLVAMESERRLPRISPGDFSEFQVQLDLEGITLFGKLGNISEEGLCFLGEDDLLSDEIESQVLGSIVWAKGTKRMFFEGTVVWTQTSKIKNVVYYIAGIQFQERLNLTDSMLARSLEIK comes from the coding sequence TTGTACCTTGTTGCTATGGAAAGTGAACGAAGGCTTCCAAGAATATCTCCAGGAGACTTTTCTGAGTTTCAGGTCCAATTGGATTTGGAAGGTATTACACTTTTCGGAAAGTTAGGGAATATTTCGGAAGAAGGTCTTTGTTTTTTGGGTGAGGATGACTTACTCAGCGACGAAATTGAGTCCCAGGTTTTAGGAAGTATTGTTTGGGCAAAAGGCACCAAACGGATGTTTTTTGAAGGAACGGTGGTGTGGACTCAAACTTCTAAAATTAAAAATGTAGTTTATTATATTGCGGGAATCCAGTTTCAGGAAAGACTCAATCTTACTGATTCCATGCTTGCACGTAGTTTGGAGATCAAATGA
- a CDS encoding nucleoside-diphosphate sugar epimerase → MKILLLGGTGLIGKQVLISLVFYPQIKKVIVWARNSQSTSNPNVPIEVVKVSWEDFRSGKVSLPDGLDAVFCCLGTTINKAGSQEKFKEIDYEYPLLAAKQAKEKNVPGFYIITAMGSDANSTIFYNRVKGEIETELRKLEFPFLGIFRPSLLIGEREEVRIGEKVGEFLGNIIPFGLLGLKKFKPIPGEYVAKSMIYSLLHDKPKQGSTPQVKVYENDVLWEIGKDHSF, encoded by the coding sequence ATGAAAATTTTACTTCTTGGTGGAACCGGTCTAATCGGTAAACAAGTGTTAATATCTCTTGTTTTTTATCCACAAATCAAAAAGGTGATTGTTTGGGCGAGAAATTCTCAGTCGACCTCCAACCCTAACGTTCCTATCGAAGTAGTCAAAGTTAGTTGGGAGGACTTTCGTTCGGGAAAAGTTTCCCTTCCAGATGGTTTGGATGCCGTATTTTGTTGTTTGGGTACAACGATTAATAAAGCAGGAAGCCAGGAAAAGTTCAAAGAAATTGATTACGAATATCCGCTCCTTGCTGCCAAACAAGCCAAAGAAAAAAATGTTCCCGGGTTTTATATCATTACTGCCATGGGATCGGATGCGAACTCGACTATTTTTTATAACCGTGTGAAAGGGGAGATAGAAACAGAGCTTCGAAAGTTAGAATTTCCCTTTCTTGGAATTTTTAGGCCTTCGCTTCTCATTGGAGAAAGAGAAGAAGTTCGGATCGGAGAAAAAGTTGGAGAGTTTCTTGGAAACATCATTCCTTTTGGCCTCTTAGGATTAAAAAAATTCAAACCAATTCCTGGTGAATATGTTGCTAAATCTATGATCTATTCCTTGTTACATGATAAACCAAAACAAGGATCAACCCCGCAAGTGAAAGTTTATGAAAACGATGTCCTTTGGGAGATCGGTAAGGACCATTCTTTTTGA
- a CDS encoding lysophospholipid acyltransferase family protein — protein MIPDNKQKPYSKTKYIILSWVVHFIVRVWYLFVRNQKFIIPDESAKVIEKGSGYIIAVFHETTLSLYRHATQYLKRKKKADMVALVSQSKDGEIIHQTFARSGLRSVRGSSTRGGTGAFRNILKEMKQGAVPIFTVDGPKGPRREVKPGVIVTASLTGFPILYLHSCYDRAYTFKSWDRHFFPKFGARLFIQYGEPFFVPKGLSESQMDEYAKKLEIAMGKNAEILESYVRGLFPDNSIDVPPKL, from the coding sequence TTGATTCCAGACAACAAACAAAAACCCTATTCCAAAACCAAATACATCATCCTCAGTTGGGTGGTTCACTTCATCGTGAGAGTTTGGTATCTATTTGTTCGCAACCAAAAGTTTATCATTCCAGATGAGAGTGCAAAGGTAATCGAAAAAGGCTCAGGTTATATCATTGCAGTGTTTCATGAAACTACACTCTCTTTGTACCGGCATGCGACCCAGTATTTGAAACGAAAGAAAAAAGCTGATATGGTGGCACTTGTGTCGCAATCGAAAGATGGAGAGATCATCCACCAAACCTTTGCTCGGTCAGGACTGCGTTCCGTTCGGGGTTCTTCCACAAGAGGAGGGACGGGTGCATTTCGTAATATCTTAAAAGAGATGAAACAAGGTGCCGTACCGATTTTTACTGTCGATGGTCCGAAGGGCCCAAGGCGGGAAGTGAAACCAGGTGTCATCGTGACGGCCTCTCTGACTGGATTTCCCATCCTATATTTGCATTCTTGTTATGACAGAGCCTATACTTTTAAAAGTTGGGATCGGCATTTTTTTCCTAAATTTGGAGCGCGTCTTTTCATTCAATACGGGGAACCTTTCTTTGTTCCCAAAGGTCTCTCGGAGAGCCAAATGGATGAATATGCCAAAAAATTGGAAATTGCCATGGGAAAAAATGCAGAAATCTTGGAATCTTATGTGCGAGGGCTCTTCCCTGACAATTCTATTGACGTACCGCCTAAACTCTAA
- the metK gene encoding methionine adenosyltransferase, translated as MSSLKNYIFTSESVSEGHPDKVCDQISDAILDAYLAQDPKSRVACETLVTTNLVVIAGEITSKGKVDTQEVARDVIRKIGYNDINMYFDADFAVVASHVHAQSPDIAQGVNEGEGLHTEQGAGDQGLMFGFAIAETPELMPAPLYYSHKLLEHLSELRHTGKIDWLRPDAKSQVTIQYEDGKPKKVDTVVISTQHKPGVTHKQIEEAVIEECIKKMIPKELLTNTRYFINPTGKFEIGGPHGDTGLTGRKIIVDTYGGMGRHGGGAFSGKDPSKVDRSAAYIGRYIAKNVVAAGLAHKCEVQLAYAIGVAEPVSVLVDTFGTGTISDEEIAKRVLANFKLTPKGIVDGLDLLGKGRKYQETAAYGHFGRTGNTFTWEKTDKAEALKKG; from the coding sequence ATGTCATCTCTCAAAAACTATATCTTCACTTCCGAGTCCGTATCTGAAGGACACCCAGACAAAGTCTGCGACCAAATTTCCGATGCCATTCTCGATGCGTATTTAGCCCAAGATCCAAAATCCCGTGTTGCTTGTGAAACTCTTGTGACGACAAACCTCGTTGTCATCGCAGGAGAGATCACAAGTAAAGGAAAAGTGGACACTCAAGAAGTGGCCCGTGACGTGATCCGTAAAATCGGTTATAACGATATCAATATGTACTTTGATGCAGACTTTGCTGTTGTTGCATCCCACGTACATGCTCAGTCTCCAGACATTGCCCAAGGGGTAAATGAAGGAGAGGGACTTCATACAGAACAAGGTGCTGGTGACCAAGGTCTTATGTTTGGTTTTGCGATTGCAGAAACTCCTGAGCTTATGCCTGCTCCTCTTTATTACTCACACAAACTTTTAGAACATTTATCAGAGCTTCGCCACACTGGAAAAATCGACTGGTTACGTCCTGATGCAAAATCACAAGTTACCATCCAATACGAAGATGGAAAACCAAAGAAAGTTGATACTGTTGTGATCTCCACTCAACACAAACCAGGTGTCACTCATAAACAAATCGAAGAAGCTGTGATTGAAGAATGTATCAAAAAAATGATTCCAAAAGAACTTCTTACAAACACTCGTTATTTTATTAACCCTACTGGTAAATTTGAAATTGGTGGGCCACATGGTGATACAGGTCTTACTGGACGTAAGATCATCGTAGACACTTACGGTGGAATGGGTCGTCACGGTGGTGGAGCATTCTCTGGAAAAGATCCATCAAAAGTAGACCGTTCTGCTGCGTATATCGGCCGTTATATTGCGAAAAACGTTGTGGCAGCAGGTCTTGCTCATAAATGTGAAGTACAACTTGCTTACGCAATTGGTGTTGCTGAACCAGTATCTGTACTTGTGGATACATTCGGAACAGGAACCATTTCTGATGAAGAAATTGCAAAACGAGTTTTAGCAAATTTCAAACTCACTCCAAAAGGAATCGTAGATGGTTTGGATCTTCTTGGAAAAGGAAGAAAATACCAAGAAACTGCGGCTTATGGTCACTTTGGTAGAACAGGTAATACATTTACTTGGGAAAAAACTGATAAAGCAGAAGCTTTAAAAAAAGGATAA
- a CDS encoding transketolase family protein, which translates to MGAPSQSTADKKATRDAYGEALVELGASRQDIVVLDADLSGSTKTADFKKKYPERFFNVGVAEQNLVGHAAGLALSGFVPFASSFAMFLSGRAWEVVRNSVVYPKLNVKLVASHGGITVGEDGASHQCIEDFAIMRVIPEMTVICPSDFNETKQVIHAIADYKGPVYVRVGRPAIPVIERENYKFQIGKAEVISEGKDVCIIANGVMVNEAMTAVGLLKEKGINASLLNMATIKPLDKDAIIAKAKECGAIVTCEEHNVVGGLGSAVSELLSEEYPVPVIKVGMKDSFGKSGTWSGLLDYFGLRAKDVVSHAEIAISKKKK; encoded by the coding sequence ATGGGAGCACCTAGCCAATCCACAGCAGATAAAAAAGCAACGAGAGATGCCTACGGCGAAGCCTTGGTTGAGTTAGGTGCATCTAGACAAGATATAGTAGTTTTAGATGCGGATCTCTCTGGTTCCACTAAAACTGCGGATTTCAAAAAAAAGTATCCTGAACGTTTTTTTAACGTAGGTGTCGCTGAACAAAACTTAGTTGGTCATGCGGCAGGACTTGCCCTTTCTGGGTTTGTGCCTTTTGCCTCCAGTTTTGCCATGTTTTTATCTGGTAGAGCTTGGGAAGTGGTCCGAAACAGTGTCGTCTATCCAAAGTTAAACGTAAAACTTGTGGCTTCTCACGGTGGAATCACTGTGGGAGAAGACGGTGCATCTCACCAATGTATCGAAGATTTTGCTATTATGCGTGTCATTCCTGAAATGACCGTCATTTGCCCTTCTGATTTTAACGAAACAAAACAAGTCATCCATGCCATCGCCGATTACAAAGGCCCTGTGTATGTAAGGGTTGGCCGACCAGCCATTCCTGTCATCGAAAGAGAAAACTACAAATTCCAAATTGGAAAAGCCGAAGTGATCTCCGAAGGAAAAGATGTTTGTATCATAGCCAACGGTGTGATGGTGAACGAAGCCATGACAGCTGTGGGGCTACTCAAAGAAAAAGGAATCAATGCAAGCCTTCTCAATATGGCCACCATCAAACCTTTGGACAAAGATGCGATCATCGCCAAAGCAAAAGAATGTGGTGCCATTGTCACTTGTGAAGAACACAATGTGGTGGGTGGACTTGGTTCTGCTGTTTCGGAACTTCTATCTGAAGAATATCCTGTTCCTGTGATCAAAGTGGGAATGAAAGATAGTTTTGGAAAATCAGGAACTTGGAGTGGTCTACTCGACTACTTCGGTCTCCGTGCAAAAGATGTAGTTTCCCACGCAGAAATCGCTATTTCCAAAAAGAAAAAATAA
- a CDS encoding ATP-dependent Clp protease adaptor ClpS, giving the protein MTNMGASQPSILEETERKPRLSDGPWKVVLWDDDFHTYEYVIEMLMDVCQMPWEKAFQHAVEVDTRKKTIVFFGELEHAEFVHERILNYGPDPRMGTSKGSMTATLEQ; this is encoded by the coding sequence ATGACCAACATGGGCGCATCCCAACCTTCCATTTTAGAAGAAACCGAACGAAAGCCCCGTCTGAGTGATGGGCCTTGGAAGGTGGTTCTTTGGGATGATGACTTTCACACATACGAGTATGTGATTGAAATGTTAATGGATGTTTGCCAAATGCCTTGGGAAAAGGCCTTCCAACATGCAGTCGAAGTGGATACGAGAAAAAAAACCATCGTCTTTTTTGGCGAGTTGGAACATGCAGAATTTGTCCACGAACGAATCTTAAACTATGGTCCCGATCCTCGGATGGGAACATCGAAAGGTTCCATGACAGCCACTCTCGAACAATAA
- a CDS encoding carbohydrate-binding module 48, whose protein sequence is MKFKSIRIAIILLFFTGIGIFAEDGMDWIGSFSAGELEMSDETEDQNTVYYLWQLESLKKNIAPRYIRYLDVESYVSSGKLIHRGILFTYNGLRDESVEICGSFNNWECSDMKRNQYGIYYTVIEPTQITDTYEEDPVYEYKFRVNGLLTYDPENFDKLEDGSGSYYSRFVLEGKDTDRQTKTMVLEDSANEERDLRTVKFQIYLPDAEVVRVVGNFNDWNPENDFLKKDRKGVFTLEKKLLPGEYHYQFIVDGEYMLDTYNPATNIKVDTNESVSSLLVPERNYALERKM, encoded by the coding sequence ATGAAATTCAAATCCATCCGTATCGCCATCATTTTACTCTTTTTTACCGGAATCGGAATCTTTGCTGAGGATGGAATGGATTGGATTGGAAGTTTTTCCGCAGGGGAACTCGAGATGTCAGATGAAACAGAGGACCAAAATACTGTGTATTACCTCTGGCAACTAGAGAGTCTCAAAAAAAATATCGCTCCACGTTACATTCGTTATCTCGATGTGGAATCTTACGTATCCTCAGGGAAACTCATACACCGAGGGATTCTTTTTACCTACAACGGTTTACGAGATGAATCTGTAGAAATCTGTGGAAGTTTTAACAATTGGGAATGTTCCGATATGAAGCGGAACCAATATGGAATTTATTATACGGTGATCGAACCTACCCAAATCACAGATACCTATGAAGAAGACCCAGTTTATGAATATAAATTTCGGGTGAATGGTCTTCTCACTTACGATCCTGAAAATTTTGATAAATTGGAAGATGGTTCTGGTTCTTATTATTCAAGATTTGTTTTGGAAGGAAAAGATACAGACCGCCAAACCAAAACGATGGTTTTAGAAGATTCAGCAAACGAAGAACGTGACTTACGAACCGTCAAATTTCAAATTTATTTACCGGATGCGGAAGTGGTGCGAGTGGTTGGAAATTTTAACGATTGGAACCCAGAAAATGATTTTTTAAAGAAAGATCGAAAAGGTGTCTTTACTCTCGAAAAAAAATTATTACCAGGTGAATACCACTACCAATTCATTGTGGATGGGGAGTATATGTTGGACACTTACAATCCAGCTACAAATATCAAAGTGGATACCAATGAATCCGTTTCTTCCTTACTTGTTCCAGAACGAAACTATGCCTTAGAACGTAAGATGTAA
- a CDS encoding tetratricopeptide repeat protein, whose product MAEPIDKLSPEEIKQIETMFSALNKNPLSSEELNPMAKVLREKLGYTNPIAPSEPEPESEEDSGSAFDDFDNEGAGDSESGDPFSGLDEDDDFGPPKLPNREAEEDDGIDLDELLGEDGPKPTPAEPSTAADDFDFDAPAQTDETDPFASDAGQTEEADPFADMGSTPGQTESFGDDDPFANLDAIDEAPLEDKPAPVIGDDPFANLGGDDSPPTTDEDLFAGFDSGSEEPAPAGDDFDFGADADTPSAGGDDPFADMGSTPQTTESFGDDPFASLGGEDSPSPDASSADDPFGDLSTPSGGGDTSFGDDPFADMGSTPQATESFGDDPFANLGGDDSPSTPSRDNEPADMGGGFDDPFGDLGVGMEPPSLDDDLGAPSFDDLAPSIDDMPVSTMDDFGSDGPGGFEEDLMSLGKEEEPEESLEANLTDEELAVIQAELLRYPPKLRRTIIDTIVNQRIPVRNQKEIIELIKAQQKPEDIASYLSGLLGERVELSDSTGKFAADGVPIIASRDAYTKEGAARKRELVRRTILSSAAAVFLVFGIVTLWKYVIVPYRAKAQYALGLEKIEEFSYETDALEKKKLLADAENYFIKGEEIFPHNLEFLNKYCIAYTKAGQYERAFEKCFGKVEPDFGYEPEDKEHKRAWENRKEVPNISFAKKTEWNDAGVETAGRRPLPELTFYLTSQDKVPRKVLKAGAYIASRLKYNVHDIDTYIALGTFHSFHRKDFIEVPPGSNRKKYKNDHLAIEYFKRVFTDGGDPDNVDAIAGIAKIFYNKQEFGTAVKYYNDIIEKYPKNAIGHGGILSTYIEMWKRDKNPQYVLNHHRQVRNALNIEDELSLFVLAKLASFYIDLDSEEVRIKYNINPEDQVTGMEIDDNVEYLLNIAYGKEGGSKFAEGYYQRARFYFKKEEAARALKQLELASTYDIRHYLAVLLMAEYYIQTENYDEAVKLLREADDRYQNYKDRLGERDEDETLLEGSPGRISFNLGKIQFLEAAGINVTDNIREFPGKKIYPERSIGTLSYEEKERRNGLFMARESFLAALDRDISKDPKIVRECYYYLGWIDYNHGDFAQSLDFWAELPEEDIYNNATLLFGKGNAFYYTRQYNAALGNYLKLKDDFELKEQSLGRIDTENSDHREVYETLTALYNNIGAVYEKKQDTINALKYYWKAMETARKIGSVSEIANSNKDLVFARAKLDREPLLEDWLAPTLDRLDQIKK is encoded by the coding sequence ATGGCTGAGCCGATAGACAAATTGAGTCCGGAAGAAATCAAACAAATCGAGACGATGTTTTCGGCTCTCAATAAAAATCCGCTTTCATCGGAAGAATTGAATCCGATGGCGAAGGTTTTGCGTGAGAAACTGGGATACACAAATCCCATTGCGCCTTCCGAGCCAGAACCGGAATCTGAGGAAGATTCTGGTTCCGCCTTTGATGATTTTGATAACGAAGGGGCAGGGGATTCCGAATCAGGAGACCCGTTTTCTGGCCTCGATGAGGACGATGACTTTGGTCCTCCAAAACTCCCCAATCGTGAAGCGGAAGAAGACGATGGGATTGATTTAGATGAACTATTAGGTGAAGACGGTCCAAAACCCACACCTGCCGAACCATCAACTGCTGCAGACGATTTTGACTTTGATGCTCCCGCACAAACAGACGAAACAGATCCATTTGCTTCCGATGCGGGCCAAACCGAAGAAGCAGATCCATTTGCGGATATGGGCTCAACCCCAGGCCAAACGGAAAGTTTTGGCGATGATGATCCCTTTGCTAACTTAGATGCGATTGATGAAGCTCCGCTTGAGGACAAACCTGCCCCTGTCATAGGTGATGACCCTTTTGCCAATTTAGGCGGGGATGACAGTCCGCCGACTACCGACGAAGACCTGTTTGCTGGTTTTGATAGTGGATCAGAAGAACCGGCTCCTGCGGGTGATGATTTTGATTTTGGGGCAGATGCTGACACTCCATCTGCTGGTGGAGATGATCCCTTTGCAGATATGGGTTCGACCCCCCAAACCACTGAAAGTTTTGGTGATGACCCTTTTGCTAGTTTAGGTGGAGAGGACAGTCCTAGTCCTGATGCTAGTTCCGCCGATGATCCGTTTGGTGATCTTTCCACTCCTAGTGGTGGCGGTGATACTTCTTTCGGCGATGATCCCTTTGCGGATATGGGTTCGACACCCCAAGCCACTGAAAGTTTTGGAGATGATCCTTTTGCTAATTTGGGTGGAGATGACAGTCCTTCTACTCCTTCCAGGGACAATGAACCTGCTGACATGGGAGGTGGGTTTGATGATCCATTTGGAGACTTGGGTGTGGGAATGGAACCACCAAGTCTGGATGATGATTTAGGAGCTCCTTCTTTTGATGATTTGGCACCATCCATTGATGATATGCCTGTCTCCACGATGGACGACTTTGGTTCTGATGGGCCAGGGGGATTTGAGGAAGACCTCATGTCTCTTGGCAAAGAAGAAGAACCAGAAGAATCTCTCGAAGCCAATCTAACCGATGAAGAACTAGCAGTCATCCAAGCGGAATTACTCAGGTATCCGCCGAAACTCAGACGTACCATCATTGATACGATTGTGAACCAAAGGATTCCGGTTCGTAATCAAAAAGAAATCATTGAACTCATTAAGGCACAACAAAAACCAGAAGACATTGCTAGTTACCTAAGTGGCCTTCTGGGTGAACGTGTCGAACTTAGCGATTCTACTGGAAAGTTTGCAGCTGATGGAGTTCCCATCATTGCCAGTCGTGATGCTTACACCAAAGAAGGTGCTGCCCGCAAACGAGAGTTAGTTCGTAGAACCATTCTTTCTTCTGCCGCTGCCGTATTTCTTGTCTTTGGAATTGTCACTCTTTGGAAGTATGTGATTGTTCCGTATCGTGCCAAAGCTCAGTATGCACTTGGTCTTGAAAAAATTGAAGAATTCAGTTATGAAACAGATGCTTTAGAGAAGAAAAAACTTCTCGCTGATGCTGAAAATTATTTTATCAAAGGGGAAGAGATTTTCCCACATAACTTAGAATTTTTGAATAAATACTGTATTGCTTATACCAAAGCTGGCCAGTATGAAAGGGCTTTTGAAAAATGTTTTGGTAAGGTGGAACCTGATTTTGGTTATGAACCAGAAGATAAGGAGCACAAAAGAGCATGGGAAAACAGAAAAGAAGTACCAAACATTAGTTTTGCGAAAAAAACAGAATGGAATGATGCAGGTGTGGAAACTGCAGGGCGTAGACCTTTACCGGAACTAACTTTTTACTTAACTTCACAAGACAAAGTTCCAAGAAAGGTTTTAAAAGCAGGTGCTTATATTGCCTCTCGTCTCAAATACAATGTTCATGATATTGATACTTACATTGCTTTAGGAACGTTTCACTCTTTCCATAGAAAAGATTTTATCGAAGTTCCTCCTGGAAGTAATCGTAAAAAATACAAAAACGATCACCTTGCCATTGAATATTTCAAACGAGTATTTACCGACGGTGGTGATCCTGATAATGTAGATGCCATTGCAGGGATCGCAAAGATTTTTTACAACAAACAAGAGTTTGGAACGGCTGTTAAATACTATAACGATATCATTGAAAAGTATCCGAAAAATGCCATTGGGCATGGTGGAATTTTGTCAACATATATTGAAATGTGGAAACGCGATAAAAATCCGCAGTATGTTTTAAACCATCATAGACAAGTTCGGAATGCACTCAACATTGAAGATGAACTCTCTCTCTTTGTTTTGGCAAAACTTGCTTCCTTCTACATTGATTTGGATTCTGAAGAAGTTCGAATCAAATACAATATCAACCCAGAAGACCAAGTCACTGGGATGGAAATTGATGATAACGTAGAATACCTCTTAAACATTGCTTATGGTAAAGAGGGTGGATCCAAATTTGCGGAAGGATATTACCAGCGTGCGAGATTCTATTTCAAAAAAGAAGAGGCAGCACGGGCTCTCAAACAATTGGAACTTGCATCAACCTATGACATTCGCCATTACTTAGCAGTTCTGCTTATGGCAGAATATTATATCCAAACAGAAAATTATGATGAAGCGGTAAAACTTCTCAGGGAAGCCGATGACCGTTACCAAAATTATAAAGACCGACTTGGGGAAAGAGATGAGGATGAAACTTTACTCGAAGGAAGTCCTGGAAGAATTTCCTTTAATCTAGGGAAAATTCAATTTTTGGAAGCTGCTGGTATTAATGTAACAGACAATATACGAGAGTTTCCTGGAAAAAAAATATATCCAGAACGTAGCATTGGCACTTTATCTTATGAAGAAAAAGAAAGAAGAAACGGACTTTTTATGGCTCGTGAATCTTTTCTTGCTGCCCTGGATCGTGATATCTCTAAAGATCCAAAGATTGTCAGAGAATGTTATTATTACTTAGGTTGGATTGATTACAATCATGGAGACTTTGCACAAAGTTTGGATTTTTGGGCAGAACTTCCTGAAGAAGATATTTATAATAATGCAACCTTACTCTTTGGAAAAGGAAATGCATTTTACTATACAAGACAGTACAATGCGGCTCTTGGCAACTATCTGAAGTTAAAGGATGATTTTGAACTCAAAGAACAAAGTTTGGGTCGAATTGATACAGAAAACTCAGACCACAGAGAAGTATATGAAACTCTTACTGCCCTTTACAATAATATCGGAGCCGTGTATGAGAAAAAACAAGATACCATCAATGCTCTCAAATACTATTGGAAAGCAATGGAAACAGCTCGTAAAATTGGTTCGGTAAGTGAAATTGCAAACTCTAACAAGGATTTGGTGTTCGCTAGGGCCAAACTAGACCGAGAACCACTACTCGAGGATTGGTTGGCACCAACTCTTGACCGATTGGATCAAATCAAAAAATAG
- a CDS encoding WecB/TagA/CpsF family glycosyltransferase: MKQLSEIVHNSSKDERDILLEYQNIDVSKLETLNVLGIPIDNVTTDEAIAKLFRVLEKKEGMHHVLFLDPIKLMRMRPKKSLHRIAEKAGTILVEGAGIGWMTSGRLKERVTPIAVMMDLIRLAELKEFTAFIFGAKDEIVERIYFNLTRHFPKVRIVGRHAGHLDRQREMRVKEAIRKTGPDIIFLAMDFPDQEIWIENNTGYFGKAVVIGVGGALDMLSGADKKAPEWFKERGLIWLWRIIARPYRIQRMWETFYFFLLGIRERFRKH, encoded by the coding sequence ATGAAGCAATTGAGCGAAATCGTTCACAATTCCTCAAAAGATGAGAGGGATATACTACTGGAATACCAAAATATCGATGTTTCTAAGCTGGAAACTCTGAATGTTTTGGGAATTCCCATCGATAATGTCACCACAGACGAAGCCATAGCCAAACTCTTTCGCGTACTTGAGAAAAAAGAAGGCATGCACCATGTATTATTTTTAGATCCCATCAAACTCATGAGGATGCGCCCGAAAAAGTCCCTCCACCGCATCGCGGAAAAAGCCGGAACCATTTTGGTAGAAGGTGCGGGAATCGGTTGGATGACTTCCGGAAGGTTAAAAGAACGAGTCACTCCGATTGCTGTCATGATGGATCTCATTCGTTTGGCCGAACTCAAAGAATTCACAGCGTTCATCTTTGGGGCTAAAGACGAAATTGTAGAACGAATTTATTTTAACCTGACTAGGCATTTTCCAAAAGTTAGAATTGTAGGCAGACATGCAGGCCATTTGGATCGCCAAAGAGAAATGCGAGTCAAAGAAGCCATTCGCAAAACGGGCCCGGATATCATTTTTCTTGCGATGGATTTCCCAGACCAAGAAATTTGGATCGAAAACAACACTGGGTATTTTGGTAAAGCAGTTGTGATTGGTGTCGGCGGCGCCTTAGATATGTTATCTGGTGCTGACAAAAAAGCACCAGAGTGGTTTAAAGAAAGAGGACTCATCTGGCTTTGGAGGATCATCGCAAGGCCGTACCGAATCCAAAGAATGTGGGAAACTTTCTATTTCTTTTTACTCGGAATTCGCGAACGATTTCGCAAACATTAA